In the genome of Candidatus Microbacterium phytovorans, one region contains:
- a CDS encoding CDP-glycerol glycerophosphotransferase family protein produces MMDTLLEGKLLALIVGAPFRLVEILVRAVHLTVRGVRLLVQESIARRIDRRLSMYGKRRLASRTTVDVNSLVLMSATGEYDSDAKYIAEELLRRGAAVAITWVLRDGSVGPFPRQFHFVRYGTARFFRALAGAKVVVHEGGALRASGAVRSPAQQWLHVGRDAPASSLGHPRNDPLVDASADRVAVVRKKVLDRLGVAESGQRFLLYTPPRRTPASVTGLAPARVRDALSERFGGTWEILIRVPAATASLSAQVLAGLPYFCRDATPYPDEQELLLIADAAMSDRSGALADFLLTGRPAFVFDPHASGAERSEDLRALPRATSHAQLVQQVIQFDDTRHRERVERILAERGADDDGRAASRVVDEILGGLPSSGRRGEP; encoded by the coding sequence ATGATGGACACACTCCTCGAGGGCAAGCTGCTGGCGCTGATCGTCGGCGCTCCCTTCCGCCTCGTCGAAATCCTCGTCCGCGCCGTCCATCTCACGGTGCGGGGCGTCCGACTCCTCGTGCAGGAGAGCATCGCCCGTCGCATCGACCGGCGACTGTCGATGTACGGCAAGCGCCGGCTCGCGTCGCGCACCACGGTGGACGTCAACTCGCTCGTCCTGATGAGCGCCACCGGCGAGTACGACTCGGATGCCAAGTACATCGCGGAGGAGTTGCTGCGTCGCGGCGCAGCAGTGGCCATCACCTGGGTGCTCCGCGACGGGTCGGTCGGGCCGTTCCCGCGACAGTTCCACTTCGTCCGCTACGGCACGGCGCGATTCTTCCGCGCGCTCGCCGGCGCGAAAGTGGTCGTCCACGAAGGCGGAGCGCTTCGCGCGAGCGGCGCCGTGCGCTCCCCCGCGCAGCAATGGCTTCACGTCGGCCGCGACGCACCGGCATCCTCGCTCGGTCATCCCCGCAACGACCCGCTCGTCGACGCCTCGGCCGACCGCGTCGCCGTCGTGCGCAAGAAGGTGCTCGATCGACTGGGGGTGGCCGAATCCGGTCAGCGGTTCCTGCTCTACACCCCACCGCGTCGCACACCCGCCTCGGTGACCGGGCTGGCTCCTGCACGGGTGCGGGACGCGCTCTCGGAGCGATTCGGGGGGACGTGGGAGATCCTGATCCGCGTCCCGGCGGCGACGGCATCCCTCTCCGCCCAGGTGCTCGCAGGTCTTCCGTACTTCTGCCGCGACGCGACGCCGTACCCCGACGAACAGGAACTGCTCCTCATCGCGGACGCGGCGATGTCCGACCGTTCCGGCGCACTGGCGGACTTCCTCCTCACGGGACGGCCGGCGTTCGTCTTCGATCCCCACGCGTCTGGCGCCGAGCGATCGGAAGACCTCCGCGCCCTCCCCCGCGCCACGTCGCATGCGCAGCTCGTGCAACAGGTGATCCAGTTCGACGACACCCGCCACCGCGAGCGGGTCGAGCGGATCCTCGCCGAACGGGGCGCCGACGACGACGGGCGCGCCGCATCGCGCGTGGTCGACGAGATCCTGGGCGGGCTCCCTTCCTCCGGTCGGCGAGGCGAACCGTGA
- a CDS encoding polysaccharide pyruvyl transferase family protein has product MTRTIGVVGLMTNENVGDYLLVEATKYLLRTHDPDTILVDIDVDPAQARAHSGLRRVNYRVASIMKVFERPVLSLVRSRRFAYLYHSLYWRTKLGWYFADRIKDVDAVVFTGGGFIKFKTQGLNYIDELILSNARRRGIPVMMNAVGVEGYSETDIRCQRLKSALNAENVKVITTRDDIDTLDERYMQTDRIVTERVGDPVFWLNEMDILEPRRPREPRATPRIGINLLNPKNFSVYGGQLSPDGVVNFYRQLITELRRADADFALFSNGMRVDQDFGQSLVAEMNLRPEQLLHRPTTSAEFVNVVGDFDIILSARMHAGITAYALDVPVVGLIWGEKLQFLTEITGLRDRYFTEQELDPARIARLLVDNDLPDPDYARRDELRERTRRQLVRFLDDLPGGRA; this is encoded by the coding sequence ATGACGAGAACGATCGGCGTGGTCGGCCTCATGACCAACGAGAACGTGGGCGACTACCTGCTGGTGGAGGCCACCAAGTACCTGTTGCGCACGCACGACCCCGACACGATCCTCGTCGACATCGACGTCGATCCCGCGCAGGCCCGCGCCCACTCGGGTCTGCGACGCGTGAACTACCGTGTGGCGTCGATCATGAAGGTCTTCGAGCGTCCCGTGCTCTCCCTCGTCCGCAGCCGCCGGTTCGCATACCTCTACCACTCGCTGTATTGGCGCACGAAGCTCGGCTGGTACTTCGCGGACCGCATCAAAGACGTGGATGCCGTCGTCTTCACGGGAGGCGGCTTCATCAAGTTCAAGACGCAGGGGCTCAACTACATCGACGAGCTCATCCTCAGCAACGCGCGCAGGCGCGGGATCCCCGTCATGATGAACGCCGTCGGCGTCGAGGGCTACAGCGAGACCGACATCCGCTGCCAGCGACTGAAATCGGCCCTGAACGCCGAGAACGTGAAGGTCATCACGACCCGCGACGACATCGACACCCTCGACGAGCGGTACATGCAGACCGACCGCATCGTCACCGAGCGCGTGGGCGACCCGGTCTTCTGGCTGAACGAGATGGACATCCTCGAGCCACGGCGCCCCCGCGAACCTCGCGCGACACCGCGGATCGGCATCAATCTGCTCAACCCGAAGAACTTCTCCGTCTACGGCGGCCAGCTCTCCCCGGACGGTGTCGTGAACTTCTACCGTCAGCTGATCACGGAACTGCGGCGCGCCGACGCCGACTTCGCCCTCTTCTCCAACGGGATGAGGGTCGACCAGGACTTCGGCCAGTCGCTCGTCGCCGAGATGAATCTCCGCCCGGAGCAGCTGCTGCACAGGCCGACGACGTCGGCGGAATTCGTCAACGTCGTCGGCGACTTCGACATCATCCTCAGCGCCCGCATGCACGCCGGCATCACGGCCTACGCGCTCGACGTTCCCGTCGTCGGACTCATCTGGGGCGAGAAACTGCAGTTCCTCACCGAGATCACCGGGCTTCGGGACCGGTACTTCACCGAACAGGAACTGGATCCGGCCCGGATCGCCCGCCTCCTCGTCGACAACGACCTGCCCGATCCCGACTACGCGCGTCGCGACGAGCTGCGGGAGCGCACGCGACGGCAGCTCGTTCGCTTCCTCGACGATCTGCCCGGGGGCCGCGCATGA
- a CDS encoding bifunctional cytidylyltransferase/SDR family oxidoreductase, whose amino-acid sequence MSSPRTVAVVLAGGIGVRVGLGIPKQLIKIAGKAIVEHTLEALDASPLIDEIIIMMNAAAIGELDHLLDNDRFGKLTRILPGGETRNDTTQLAIAAIEGDDTKVLFHDAVRPFIDDRIIEDCVRALDDFDAVDTAIPSADTIIRVDENRIITGIPDRSMLRRGQTPQAFRLGTIRRAYEIAAGDPAFKATDDCGVVFTYLPDVPIYVVDGTAENMKVTEPIDVHIADKLFQLQSASLSLESMTSVPDLTGKSVVVFGGSYGIGESIVEQARQAGAIVSEFSRTSTGTDIKSAKAVRRALAEVKDAVGRIDVVIVTAGVLRIAPLVESRKRDLKDTIEVNLIGPAIVAREAHAHLAETSGQVVLFTSSSYTRGRAGYSAYSATKAGVVNLTQALAEEWEQSRVRINCINPQRTHTPMRTQAFGDEPLDSLLDPADVARVTLNVAASELTGQIVTVQVAAMRGAEPASA is encoded by the coding sequence GTGAGCTCACCCCGCACCGTCGCTGTCGTGCTGGCCGGAGGCATCGGCGTTCGCGTCGGCCTCGGCATCCCGAAGCAGCTCATCAAGATCGCCGGCAAGGCGATCGTGGAGCACACGCTCGAAGCGCTCGACGCCAGCCCCCTGATCGACGAGATCATCATCATGATGAACGCCGCCGCGATCGGCGAGCTCGACCACCTCCTCGACAACGACCGGTTCGGCAAGCTCACCCGCATCTTGCCCGGCGGCGAGACCCGCAACGACACGACGCAGCTCGCGATCGCGGCGATCGAGGGCGACGACACCAAGGTGCTGTTCCACGACGCGGTGCGGCCGTTCATCGACGACCGCATCATCGAGGACTGCGTGCGCGCACTCGACGACTTCGACGCCGTCGACACCGCGATCCCCTCTGCCGACACGATCATCCGCGTCGACGAGAACCGCATCATCACCGGCATCCCCGACCGTTCGATGCTCCGCCGCGGGCAGACTCCGCAGGCCTTCCGGCTCGGCACCATCCGCCGCGCCTACGAGATCGCCGCGGGCGATCCCGCGTTCAAAGCCACCGACGACTGCGGCGTGGTCTTCACCTACCTCCCCGACGTGCCCATCTACGTCGTCGACGGCACGGCCGAGAACATGAAGGTCACCGAGCCGATCGACGTGCACATCGCCGACAAGCTCTTCCAGCTCCAGTCGGCGAGCCTGTCGCTGGAGAGCATGACCTCGGTCCCCGACCTCACCGGCAAGAGCGTCGTCGTGTTCGGCGGCAGCTACGGCATCGGCGAGAGCATCGTGGAACAGGCACGGCAGGCGGGCGCCATCGTGTCGGAGTTCAGCCGCACGTCCACGGGGACCGACATCAAGTCCGCCAAGGCCGTCCGGCGCGCCCTTGCCGAGGTGAAAGATGCCGTCGGCCGCATCGACGTGGTGATCGTCACGGCGGGGGTCCTTCGGATCGCGCCGCTCGTGGAGAGCCGCAAGCGCGACCTCAAGGACACGATCGAGGTGAACCTCATCGGCCCGGCGATCGTCGCCCGCGAGGCGCACGCGCACCTCGCCGAGACATCGGGGCAGGTCGTGCTCTTCACCTCCAGCTCCTACACCCGCGGCAGGGCCGGGTACAGCGCGTACTCAGCCACGAAGGCGGGCGTCGTGAACCTCACGCAGGCCCTCGCCGAAGAGTGGGAGCAGTCACGGGTGCGCATCAACTGCATCAACCCGCAGCGCACCCACACGCCGATGCGCACGCAGGCGTTCGGAGACGAACCGCTCGACTCGCTGCTCGATCCGGCAGACGTCGCGCGCGTCACGTTGAACGTGGCCGCGTCGGAGCTCACGGGACAGATCGTGACCGTGCAGGTGGCGGCGATGCGCGGCGCGGAACCGGCATCCGCATGA
- the glf gene encoding UDP-galactopyranose mutase: MDLLVVGSGFFGLTIAERAASSGRRVTVIDRRDHLGGNAYSEVDAETGVEVHRYGAHLFHTSNPTVWEYVTRFTAFTDYVHRVYTNHRGVVYPLPINLGTINQFFQAAHSPTEARALIQDLAGEFDPKSAQNLEERAIGLIGRPLYEAFIRDYTAKQWQTDPRDLPAEIISRLPVRYTYDNRYFSDTWEGLPVDGYTAWLERMADHPNIEVKLGVDFFDETQPLHKRAAVGQVPLVYTGPIDRYFDHAEGALSWRTLDFEREVVPVRDFQGTSVMNYADAEVPFTRIHEFRHFHPERDERHAQDRTVIMREFSRFAENTDEPYYPVNTAADRDRLLAYRELARGEGDVHFGGRLGTYQYLDMHMAIGSALSMWRNDLARAAEL, encoded by the coding sequence ATGGATCTCCTCGTCGTCGGCTCCGGGTTCTTCGGCCTCACGATCGCGGAGCGTGCGGCATCCTCGGGTCGACGCGTGACCGTCATCGACCGTCGCGACCATCTGGGGGGCAACGCCTACAGCGAGGTGGATGCCGAGACGGGAGTGGAGGTGCACCGCTACGGCGCGCACCTCTTCCACACGTCGAACCCCACGGTCTGGGAGTACGTCACCCGCTTCACGGCGTTCACGGACTACGTCCACCGCGTGTACACGAATCACCGCGGCGTCGTGTATCCGCTCCCGATCAACCTCGGCACCATCAATCAGTTCTTCCAGGCGGCGCACTCGCCGACGGAAGCCCGTGCGCTCATCCAGGACCTTGCCGGCGAGTTCGATCCGAAGTCCGCCCAGAACCTCGAAGAGCGTGCGATCGGTCTCATCGGGCGTCCGCTCTACGAAGCGTTCATCCGCGACTACACGGCCAAGCAATGGCAGACCGATCCTCGGGATCTGCCGGCCGAGATCATCAGCCGCCTCCCCGTGCGCTACACGTACGACAATCGCTACTTCAGCGACACGTGGGAGGGGCTGCCCGTCGACGGCTACACGGCGTGGCTGGAGCGCATGGCCGATCACCCGAACATCGAGGTGAAGCTGGGCGTGGACTTCTTCGACGAGACTCAGCCGCTGCACAAGCGTGCCGCGGTCGGGCAGGTCCCGCTCGTGTACACGGGGCCGATCGACCGCTACTTCGATCACGCCGAAGGCGCGCTGTCGTGGCGGACGCTCGACTTCGAGCGCGAGGTCGTGCCGGTCCGGGACTTCCAGGGCACGAGCGTCATGAACTACGCGGATGCCGAGGTGCCCTTCACCCGCATCCATGAGTTCCGTCACTTCCATCCCGAGCGAGACGAGCGGCACGCGCAGGATCGGACGGTCATCATGCGCGAGTTCTCGCGCTTCGCCGAGAACACGGACGAGCCCTACTACCCCGTGAACACCGCCGCCGACCGCGACCGGCTGCTGGCCTACCGCGAGCTGGCGCGCGGCGAGGGCGACGTCCACTTCGGTGGGAGGCTGGGCACCTACCAGTACCTCGACATGCACATGGCGATCGGCTCCGCGCTGTCGATGTGGCGCAACGACCTGGCTCGAGCCGCGGAACTCTGA
- a CDS encoding polysaccharide pyruvyl transferase family protein codes for MKKALWITCGVRGNAGDALLHDVTRELFAGRIDLDLRVVSSPEYLAKGAPSPENVVIGPGGLFVQTNSSRHLHAKLAKQWERFESSQFALWSTGILQEPTPDEVAAVRRVTSRAPQIIVRATREADFIRQVGPVTSPEWAPCASLFTDRLSDATAAHRDVVVVNFDSFLFTPDNIADHPLRRFAEFAAAHGLEVRSMVNASGDSNRQMLDLFPLIDIDEPYFGDLLRAEKEGREFHEAFNDALARHPSFAQRYADCRFAFGKRLHGWLPFLAFDKPAAFIGMGARRGMPKDYFGDDEFLCAVPRATTMTRRQLEQTADRMIATLTRFIAQEDGLTARIAARREELWAQLQIQADAFADALR; via the coding sequence GTGAAGAAGGCACTGTGGATCACCTGCGGAGTGCGGGGCAATGCCGGCGACGCGCTCCTGCACGACGTCACCCGCGAGCTGTTCGCCGGGCGCATCGACCTCGACCTTCGCGTCGTCAGCTCGCCGGAGTACCTCGCGAAGGGGGCGCCCTCGCCGGAGAACGTCGTGATCGGCCCGGGCGGACTGTTCGTCCAGACCAACTCGTCACGTCACCTGCACGCCAAGCTCGCCAAGCAGTGGGAGCGCTTCGAGTCGTCGCAGTTCGCCCTCTGGTCCACCGGCATCCTGCAAGAACCCACGCCCGACGAGGTCGCCGCCGTTCGGCGGGTGACCTCCCGCGCCCCACAGATCATCGTGCGTGCCACGAGGGAGGCCGACTTCATCCGGCAGGTCGGACCGGTGACGAGCCCGGAGTGGGCGCCATGCGCGTCGCTGTTCACCGACCGCCTCTCCGACGCCACCGCCGCCCACCGCGACGTCGTCGTCGTGAACTTCGACAGCTTCCTCTTCACCCCCGACAACATCGCTGACCACCCCCTGCGACGGTTCGCCGAGTTCGCCGCGGCGCACGGGCTGGAGGTGCGCTCCATGGTCAACGCCTCGGGCGACTCCAACCGCCAGATGCTCGACCTGTTCCCGCTCATCGACATCGACGAACCGTACTTCGGCGATCTGCTCCGCGCTGAGAAGGAGGGTCGCGAGTTCCACGAGGCGTTCAACGACGCACTGGCGCGGCATCCCTCGTTCGCCCAGCGGTACGCCGACTGTCGGTTCGCGTTCGGGAAGCGGCTGCACGGCTGGCTGCCGTTCCTCGCCTTCGACAAGCCCGCCGCCTTCATCGGCATGGGTGCGCGGCGAGGGATGCCGAAGGACTACTTCGGCGATGACGAGTTCCTCTGCGCCGTCCCTCGCGCGACCACGATGACGCGTCGTCAGCTCGAGCAGACCGCCGACCGGATGATCGCGACCCTCACACGGTTCATCGCGCAGGAGGACGGGCTCACCGCGCGCATCGCCGCTCGACGCGAGGAGTTGTGGGCGCAGCTGCAGATTCAGGCCGACGCGTTCGCCGACGCGTTGCGGTGA
- a CDS encoding glycosyltransferase family 29 protein, which produces MKRLARKVPLLRALARRSRPLRSAWRGRLRRGRARLVTLLSPRDRRRGGASPQTRRVTDDLTLARVEWRDQGATPYLLDRARAMLRNSAAWHLLPPAMWAVYAGVLLEAGDRPAAEQLLRTYVARGLPLSELARCLPVAQFATELRIADEQLARASQVADVLRRNSERRVFADLVAGRTVAVVGNGPGGIGSGRGAEIDAHDVVIRFNNHPSGYETDYGRRTDVWVRGAHRDVRDRVAVDTGALVVWEMDFFRNLLEVPEHADILYRDTLFSPDRVTHIDTGTKERLHRRSGLLLPTSGAQILWMLAESRGSLAGVDVYGFSSVDGGDQGHYFDTLGDMASRHDADAEGAFLRSLLVEHVVAGRDTPPQTDAPQGSADVTVFACAYREYDPATGKTGGPGGVLATQRLALGERDGRLRMEYLFLPSDRASLRDRLASTTAGLSTKIAQIIEASEYIRTHPDVLAARDAGGVLLVAHELGTAYGAYRLGIPYVLVYHQQGSTLQEMRSIGRTPTAHETHVAEALEKLILDNAQRVFFPSIGARDTYLATSRSGVAATNFADSALYNTVSAVDHAAETDGRRALLEELARDLDLPPRDGDTDVFLSVGDFNDDKGLDRIPALLARHTELSGRKVVWIAIGAASDRSRFDDLERQRDAWPFTARLVGTRTTHDRLLALMDYADYYVIMHRNAIFDLATLEAMRAGKALILSPVGGNVEVDLGSNVLFVDESTIQDACRVLETRDRAMWGERNRAVFDEHFSLERFTERYRRMLHEELAHAQLLPAADAQAGDPA; this is translated from the coding sequence ATGAAGAGACTCGCCCGGAAGGTCCCCCTGCTGCGTGCGCTGGCACGCCGTTCCCGCCCGCTGCGCTCCGCGTGGCGCGGCCGCCTCCGCCGGGGCCGGGCACGACTCGTGACTCTCCTCTCGCCTCGAGATCGCCGGCGCGGCGGGGCGAGCCCGCAGACGCGACGCGTGACCGACGACCTCACGCTGGCGCGTGTGGAGTGGCGCGATCAGGGCGCGACGCCCTACCTCCTCGACCGGGCCCGCGCCATGCTCCGAAACTCCGCTGCCTGGCACCTCCTCCCGCCGGCGATGTGGGCCGTGTACGCGGGTGTGCTTCTCGAGGCGGGTGACCGCCCGGCCGCCGAACAGCTGCTGCGCACCTACGTCGCGCGCGGGCTCCCCCTGTCGGAACTCGCACGGTGCCTGCCCGTGGCGCAGTTCGCGACCGAGCTGCGCATCGCAGACGAGCAGCTCGCCCGAGCCTCCCAGGTGGCCGATGTGCTTCGGCGCAACAGTGAGCGGCGCGTGTTCGCCGATCTCGTCGCAGGGCGCACCGTCGCGGTCGTGGGCAACGGTCCCGGCGGGATCGGATCCGGTCGCGGTGCCGAGATCGACGCGCACGACGTCGTCATCCGCTTCAACAACCATCCCTCCGGCTACGAGACCGACTACGGCCGCCGCACGGACGTCTGGGTACGGGGAGCGCACCGCGATGTCCGCGACCGCGTGGCCGTCGACACGGGCGCCCTCGTCGTGTGGGAGATGGACTTCTTCCGCAACCTTCTGGAGGTGCCCGAGCACGCGGACATCCTCTACCGCGACACCCTGTTCTCGCCCGATCGCGTGACGCACATCGACACCGGCACGAAGGAGCGGCTGCACCGCCGTTCGGGACTGCTGCTTCCCACCTCCGGGGCCCAGATCCTCTGGATGCTCGCTGAGAGCCGCGGCTCACTCGCGGGTGTCGATGTGTACGGCTTCTCCAGCGTCGACGGGGGCGACCAGGGCCACTACTTCGACACCCTCGGCGATATGGCATCCCGCCACGACGCCGACGCGGAAGGCGCGTTCCTGCGTTCGCTCCTCGTCGAGCACGTCGTCGCGGGCCGCGACACGCCTCCGCAGACGGATGCGCCGCAGGGGTCGGCCGACGTCACGGTCTTCGCGTGTGCATACCGCGAGTACGACCCGGCGACGGGCAAGACCGGCGGACCGGGCGGCGTGCTGGCCACGCAGCGTCTCGCGCTGGGCGAGCGCGACGGCCGCCTCCGCATGGAGTACCTCTTCCTGCCGTCCGATCGCGCGTCGCTGCGCGACAGGCTCGCGTCGACGACCGCCGGCCTCAGCACGAAGATCGCGCAGATCATCGAGGCGAGCGAGTACATCCGCACGCATCCCGACGTGCTCGCGGCGCGCGATGCGGGCGGCGTGCTGCTCGTCGCCCACGAACTGGGTACGGCCTACGGTGCGTACCGCCTCGGCATCCCGTACGTCCTCGTCTACCACCAGCAGGGCAGCACGCTGCAGGAGATGCGCTCGATCGGACGCACTCCGACGGCGCACGAGACGCACGTCGCCGAGGCCCTGGAGAAGCTGATCCTCGACAATGCCCAGCGCGTCTTCTTCCCGAGCATCGGCGCGCGCGACACGTATCTCGCCACCTCCCGCAGCGGCGTCGCGGCGACGAACTTCGCCGACAGCGCGCTCTACAACACGGTCTCCGCCGTCGATCACGCCGCGGAGACGGACGGACGGCGGGCGCTCCTGGAGGAGCTCGCGCGGGACCTCGACCTGCCGCCGCGGGACGGTGACACGGACGTCTTCCTCAGCGTCGGCGACTTCAACGACGACAAGGGGTTGGACCGCATCCCGGCCCTTCTCGCACGACACACGGAGCTGTCGGGCCGGAAGGTCGTCTGGATCGCGATCGGCGCCGCGTCCGATCGCTCGCGTTTCGACGACCTCGAACGGCAGCGCGATGCCTGGCCCTTCACGGCACGCCTCGTCGGCACCCGCACGACCCACGACCGGCTCCTGGCCCTCATGGACTACGCCGATTACTACGTCATAATGCACCGCAACGCGATCTTCGATCTCGCCACCCTGGAGGCCATGCGCGCCGGAAAGGCCCTCATCCTCTCCCCCGTCGGCGGCAACGTCGAGGTCGACCTCGGCAGCAACGTGCTGTTCGTCGACGAGAGCACGATCCAGGATGCCTGTCGGGTGCTCGAGACGCGCGACCGGGCGATGTGGGGTGAACGCAACCGGGCCGTGTTCGACGAGCACTTCTCGCTCGAGCGGTTCACCGAGCGCTACCGGCGGATGCTCCACGAGGAGCTCGCGCACGCGCAGCTCCTCCCTGCCGCGGACGCGCAGGCGGGAGATCCCGCGTGA
- a CDS encoding CDP-glycerol glycerophosphotransferase family protein, which produces MPTLRSMLRGSAFLQKWRFAPYILAYAIARRTRPVRPGRVLFLSDSRAGFTGNFAFLEAEIRRQQPDADIRGVFKRRLRARRPLSDLVRLPWLIATAQTIVVDDFYPLIYPLHLRSETRLLQVWHAAGAFKRVGWSREGLPGGPLPGSLAHRNYTDASVSAESIRGDYAEAFAIDVERVHALGVPRTDIFFDDDDVQRTAAALRKRYGIKKSQKIALFAPTFRGNGQLTATYDVDAVPWEKLAADLGDEWVVMVKMHPFVTPLEVQRPHVTGVLDVSGERELNELLMAADVLVTDYSSAIFEYSLLRRPIVFFCPDLEEYTAARDFYYPFEAYVTGPLVREGENLAAAIRSAAVGADADAFRERFMSACDGRSSERITREIILARRADVDTAAVAPGGSPAPTRVRGRIGAQLAVAALARVGLAIVYAPLKLLPTQRKVVMISREHPEEPADFADLRDAITTRDPSVRVVSMVRMVPPGLAGKVRYSIHMLAQLYQVATARVLIVDTYSIVASVLRHKDSLTVMQIWHALGAFKKFGLSILGQEEGRDARLAKAMRMHEGYDVVLTSAEECRAAYAEAFGTDVSRVVVAPLPRVDRLRDPARAAQTRERIYARHPHLRGARVAVFAPTFRLDGTVTVDATGLGDALRAHGIHTVVKLHPLMHGRFGGDVDTADGFSTQEMLLIADVFITDYSSALYEAAVVGVPSYFLVPDLDEYLASRDFYLDYRRDLPGPIVRTVPELAEAIAAEKATPADAAAFARRWVQVPGDPEPRAGATVCADAIASRVVAATTGR; this is translated from the coding sequence GTGCCCACACTGCGCAGCATGCTGCGAGGGAGCGCGTTCCTGCAGAAGTGGCGGTTCGCGCCGTACATCCTCGCCTATGCGATCGCACGACGAACCCGCCCGGTCCGCCCGGGCCGCGTGCTCTTCCTCTCCGACTCCCGCGCCGGCTTCACGGGCAACTTCGCCTTCTTGGAGGCGGAGATCCGTCGCCAGCAACCGGATGCCGACATCCGCGGCGTCTTCAAACGACGCCTGCGTGCGCGCCGCCCCCTGAGCGACCTCGTGCGCCTCCCGTGGCTGATCGCAACGGCGCAGACCATCGTCGTCGACGACTTCTACCCGCTGATCTACCCCTTGCACCTCCGGAGCGAGACGCGCCTCCTTCAGGTCTGGCATGCCGCGGGCGCCTTCAAGCGGGTGGGCTGGAGTCGCGAAGGCCTTCCCGGAGGGCCGCTGCCGGGATCGCTGGCCCACCGCAACTACACCGACGCGAGCGTCAGCGCAGAGAGCATCCGCGGCGACTACGCGGAGGCGTTCGCGATCGACGTCGAGCGCGTGCACGCGCTCGGGGTGCCGCGCACCGACATCTTCTTCGACGACGACGACGTGCAGCGCACGGCGGCCGCGCTGCGCAAGCGCTACGGCATCAAGAAGTCGCAGAAGATCGCCCTCTTCGCTCCGACGTTCCGGGGGAACGGCCAGCTCACGGCGACCTACGACGTCGACGCGGTGCCGTGGGAGAAGCTCGCGGCCGATCTGGGCGACGAGTGGGTCGTCATGGTCAAGATGCATCCCTTCGTCACACCACTGGAGGTGCAGCGCCCTCACGTCACGGGTGTGCTCGACGTGTCCGGCGAGCGCGAGCTGAACGAGCTGCTCATGGCCGCCGACGTGCTCGTGACCGACTACTCCTCGGCGATCTTCGAGTACTCGCTGCTGCGCCGCCCCATCGTCTTCTTCTGCCCCGACCTGGAGGAGTACACCGCGGCGCGGGACTTCTACTACCCGTTCGAGGCGTACGTCACCGGCCCGCTCGTGCGCGAAGGCGAGAACCTGGCGGCCGCGATCCGCTCCGCCGCGGTCGGAGCCGACGCCGACGCCTTCCGCGAGCGGTTCATGTCCGCGTGCGACGGTCGTTCGAGCGAACGGATCACCCGCGAGATCATCCTGGCCCGACGCGCCGACGTCGACACCGCGGCGGTCGCTCCCGGCGGGAGCCCGGCGCCCACGCGCGTGCGGGGCCGCATCGGCGCACAGCTCGCGGTGGCCGCCCTGGCCCGGGTGGGCCTGGCGATCGTGTACGCGCCCCTCAAGCTGCTGCCCACGCAGCGCAAAGTCGTGATGATCAGTCGGGAGCATCCCGAGGAGCCGGCCGACTTCGCCGATCTCCGGGATGCCATCACGACGCGCGATCCGTCGGTGCGCGTCGTGTCGATGGTGCGCATGGTGCCGCCCGGACTGGCGGGCAAGGTGCGCTACAGCATCCACATGCTGGCGCAGCTCTACCAGGTGGCGACGGCGCGGGTCCTGATCGTCGACACGTACTCGATTGTGGCGAGCGTCCTTCGCCACAAGGACTCCCTCACCGTGATGCAGATCTGGCACGCGCTGGGAGCGTTCAAGAAGTTCGGACTCAGCATCCTCGGACAGGAGGAGGGACGCGATGCTCGCCTCGCCAAGGCGATGCGCATGCACGAGGGGTACGACGTCGTGCTCACGAGCGCCGAGGAGTGCCGCGCTGCCTACGCGGAGGCCTTCGGCACCGACGTGTCTCGCGTCGTGGTGGCGCCGCTCCCCCGCGTCGACCGCCTCCGCGATCCCGCGCGTGCCGCCCAGACGCGCGAGCGGATCTATGCGCGCCACCCGCACCTGCGTGGCGCCCGCGTCGCGGTCTTCGCCCCCACCTTCCGGCTCGACGGCACGGTGACCGTCGATGCGACCGGCCTCGGCGATGCCCTGCGCGCCCACGGCATCCACACCGTCGTGAAACTCCACCCCCTCATGCACGGGCGCTTCGGTGGCGACGTGGACACCGCCGACGGGTTCTCCACGCAGGAGATGCTGCTCATCGCCGACGTCTTCATCACCGACTACTCCTCCGCGCTGTACGAGGCGGCCGTCGTCGGCGTGCCGAGCTACTTCCTCGTTCCCGACCTCGACGAGTACCTCGCCTCGCGCGACTTCTACCTCGATTACCGGCGAGACCTCCCGGGGCCCATCGTGCGCACCGTGCCGGAGCTGGCAGAGGCCATCGCCGCCGAAAAGGCGACACCGGCGGATGCCGCGGCGTTCGCCCGCCGGTGGGTGCAGGTGCCCGGCGATCCCGAACCACGAGCGGGAGCGACGGTCTGCGCAGACGCGATCGCCTCTCGTGTCGTCGCCGCCACGACAGGCCGCTGA